One Larus michahellis chromosome 11, bLarMic1.1, whole genome shotgun sequence genomic region harbors:
- the ECSCR gene encoding endothelial cell-specific chemotaxis regulator, with product MLAPSIHPLLWLCGCVLFRGTTASTNSSVHAVTDQSRSTTHSPEVKNHTSEPAAESTTPTHLNLITLGQSTTAKSSSLATTPLALTMRDEKSSGSRSTAASSPQGQEPRRSESTTTSAAPGTSKPATPTLESSGYLPAPTPTDDKSPLTVAAFGVISFIVILIVVVIILVSVVSLRFKCNRSKDSEDKQKPGTSMVSESCSAGTSQKDNSITLISMKNINMNNSMIYPPSEKVL from the exons ATGCTGGCTCCGTCCATCCATCCGCTCCTCTGGCTCTGCGGCTGCGTGCTGTTCCGAG gtaCTACAGCCTCCACAAACTCCTCCGTCCACGCTGTGACAG ATCAATCCCGGTCAACAACACACAGCCCTGAAGTGAAGAACCATACCTCAG AGCCTGCAGCAGAATCAACGACACCAACCCACTTGAATCTCATCACTCTGGGTCAAAGTACTACAGCCAAATCCTCTTCCCTTGCTACAACGCCGCTAGCGTTGACCATGCGAG ATGAAAAGTCTAGTGGAAGCAGAAGCACAGCAGCTTCGTCACCTCAAG GTCAAGAGCCCAGGAGAAGCGAGAGTACCACAACATCAGCAGCTCCAg GCACCTCAAAACCAGCCACCCCAACGCTGGAGTCCTCTGGCTATTTGCCTGCGCCCACTCCGACAGATGATAAATCACCGCTGACGGTGGCAGCTTTTG GTGTCATCAGCTTCATAGTTATCCTGATAGTGGTCGTGATCATTCTGGTCAGCGTGGTCAGCCTGAGGTTCAAGTGTAACCGCTCAAAGGACTCAGAAG ACAAACAGAAGCCAGGGACCTCCATGGTATCGGAGAG CTGCTCAGCAGGCACAAGCCAGAAGGATAACAGCATCACTCTGATCTCCATGAAGAACATCAACATGAACAACAGCATGATTTACCCACCATCAGAAAAG gtGCTATGA
- the SMIM33 gene encoding small integral membrane protein 33: MNASAPGSQLRQPEPQDAAAFTPVSIVRSMTKKSDALPMISVIVVIFVLLAVFIILVVHYGPQLRTVQITLYHEPMPQDLDNGVHLTDWKKLGSQKKPPAQPCQQEPGGMDAARVSCQCSCRHHLPCGSAEPNIIEITYL; the protein is encoded by the coding sequence ATGAACGCCTCTGCCCCCGGCAGCCAGCTGAGACAGCCCGAGCCCCAGGATGCCGCCGCCTTCACCCCCGTCTCCATTGTCCGGAGCATGACAAAGAAATCCGATGCCCTGCCCATGATCTCAGTGATCGTTGTCATCTTCGTCCTCTTGGCTGTCTTCATCATCCTCGTGGTGCACTACGGCCCTCAGCTCCGCACTGTCCAGATCACCCTCTATCACGAGCCCATGCCGCAGGACCTGGACAATGGGGTGCACCTCACGGACTGGAAGAAGCTGGGCTCCCAGAAGAAGCCACCTGCCCAGCCATGCCAGCAGGAGCCGGGTGGCATGGACGCGGCCAGGGTGAGCTGCCAGTGCTCCTGCAGGCATCACCTTCCCTGCGGGAGCGCTGAGCCCAACATCATTGAGATCACCTACCTGTGA